The following proteins are co-located in the Bathymodiolus thermophilus thioautotrophic gill symbiont genome:
- a CDS encoding cadherin domain-containing protein gives MNTLNHFIISILLILFASQAFAVKPTITTIERSGNKTILITFDQPVKPHPLSDNLVGVKLYSDATYYLGTQHSGARYSTEYINPVNDYSQQMEITLGDDSFRMADASGKTSVTALLDNVYITNATNQYNLDSYIKNLVLAFSHDLTITSTNNLNANEGISLIHTLATTNTAATFSIIENTSNLFSLSGTNNAILAFNGTTTNYKTKKSYTVKVKATIGNGDNENTEQTITVTINNILTINNQTLSVNENASIDTNIGNPLVTTGTITAFAITAGNNDGFFKINTTTGQIQVAKLGLDYETKQNYTLTVKITGADAEDKTAEISINIINLKENTLTIGAKTLFVDENALVNTDVGNVNATGTITTYTITTGNNDGFFAINNTGQIQIAKLGLDHETKQVYILTIKITGTDAKDETAQITIRLNNLNDTTPANITLSKKNIVLGEPAGTVIGTLFATDPDDGDLIYTVNDTNNFEISDNKLKIKQVTTEIRTYPITITANDSLHTSEPQSFNITITATYIAAPVISQFSITQGENKGPLISKDGGEVTVSTSAGTGTYAWSSADFSNTSTNKTFVFNPQSVNVGTRTITLKVTAGDFSSERVLKLKLVDTYPNGRTDINGNGISDSKELRNSNNELLTTTNKKITSSGDTRILPSIMGEDSGQLTPDQLKQYRVANHLSDYTKDTLTTGDIYSYIVEGLSATGDFTQVTIELSTPIPANAVLRQYSLATGWRNFVVGNNNIQSKINASNVCTDTDGTWQTGLITGATCLKLTLKDGGENDADDNHANGVVESTISIATPVIVGGNDDSNDNGDSSSGGGCVYNPNAPARFDIVFILLMTLSAYYLIRRRRQFSH, from the coding sequence ATGAACACACTTAATCACTTTATTATTAGTATTTTATTGATTTTATTTGCTTCGCAGGCGTTTGCCGTTAAACCAACAATTACAACAATTGAAAGATCAGGCAATAAGACAATTCTTATCACCTTTGATCAACCTGTCAAGCCCCATCCGCTTTCTGACAACTTAGTGGGGGTAAAACTATATTCTGACGCCACATACTATTTAGGCACTCAGCATTCTGGCGCTAGGTATTCTACAGAATACATAAATCCTGTTAATGATTACAGTCAACAGATGGAAATCACACTTGGGGATGACAGTTTTAGAATGGCCGACGCTAGTGGAAAAACTTCGGTGACTGCACTCTTAGATAATGTTTACATCACAAATGCAACGAATCAATACAATTTAGACAGCTACATTAAAAATCTTGTTCTTGCTTTTAGTCATGACCTCACTATCACCTCCACCAACAACCTTAACGCCAACGAAGGCATTAGCCTCATCCACACCCTCGCCACCACCAACACCGCCGCTACTTTCAGCATTATTGAAAATACCAGCAATTTATTCAGCCTCAGCGGCACCAACAACGCAATCCTAGCTTTCAACGGCACCACCACCAATTACAAAACCAAAAAATCCTACACCGTCAAAGTCAAAGCCACTATAGGAAATGGCGATAATGAAAACACCGAACAAACCATCACCGTTACCATCAACAATATCCTCACTATCAACAACCAAACCCTATCCGTCAACGAAAACGCATCCATAGACACCAACATTGGTAACCCCCTAGTCACCACAGGCACAATAACAGCCTTCGCCATCACCGCTGGCAATAACGACGGCTTCTTTAAAATCAACACCACCACAGGACAAATCCAAGTCGCCAAACTAGGTTTAGACTACGAAACCAAACAAAACTACACGCTTACAGTCAAAATCACTGGTGCCGATGCAGAAGACAAAACCGCCGAAATCTCTATTAACATCATTAACCTCAAAGAAAACACCCTTACTATTGGTGCTAAAACTTTATTTGTCGATGAAAATGCACTCGTCAATACCGATGTTGGCAATGTAAATGCCACAGGCACAATAACAACCTATACCATTACCACTGGCAATAACGACGGCTTCTTTGCAATCAACAACACAGGACAAATCCAAATCGCCAAACTAGGTCTAGACCATGAAACTAAACAAGTCTACATTCTCACAATCAAAATCACTGGCACTGATGCCAAAGACGAAACCGCCCAAATCACCATTCGTCTCAACAATCTTAATGACACCACCCCTGCCAATATCACCCTAAGCAAGAAAAATATTGTACTCGGCGAACCCGCTGGCACAGTCATAGGTACCTTATTCGCAACCGATCCAGACGATGGCGATTTAATCTACACCGTCAACGACACCAACAATTTTGAAATTTCTGACAACAAACTAAAAATCAAACAAGTAACCACCGAAATACGCACATACCCAATCACCATCACCGCCAACGACAGCTTGCACACCTCCGAGCCACAATCCTTCAACATCACCATTACTGCTACCTACATCGCCGCCCCAGTAATCTCCCAATTTAGCATAACCCAAGGTGAAAACAAAGGCCCTTTAATCAGCAAAGATGGTGGAGAAGTTACCGTCAGTACCTCAGCAGGCACAGGAACTTACGCTTGGAGTAGTGCCGATTTTTCCAACACAAGCACCAACAAGACTTTTGTTTTCAATCCCCAAAGTGTCAATGTCGGCACCCGAACAATCACATTAAAAGTAACAGCCGGCGATTTTTCATCAGAAAGAGTGCTAAAACTTAAATTAGTTGATACCTACCCCAACGGCCGAACAGACATAAACGGCAACGGCATTTCCGACAGCAAAGAATTAAGAAATAGCAACAACGAATTGCTCACAACTACAAACAAAAAAATTACCAGCTCAGGAGACACTAGAATATTACCTAGCATCATGGGCGAAGATTCTGGACAACTAACCCCCGATCAACTAAAACAATACAGAGTAGCCAACCACCTATCCGACTACACTAAAGACACCCTAACCACTGGTGACATCTACAGTTATATCGTTGAAGGTCTAAGCGCCACTGGTGACTTCACTCAGGTAACCATCGAACTTAGCACCCCTATCCCTGCAAATGCAGTATTGCGTCAATACTCACTGGCAACTGGCTGGCGTAATTTTGTAGTTGGTAACAACAACATACAATCTAAAATCAACGCAAGCAATGTCTGCACCGACACCGATGGCACTTGGCAAACTGGATTAATCACTGGCGCAACTTGCCTTAAACTAACCCTTAAAGATGGTGGTGAAAATGATGCGGATGACAATCATGCTAATGGCGTGGTTGAAAGCACTATTTCAATAGCAACGCCTGTTATTGTCGGTGGCAATGATGATAGTAATGATAATGGTGATAGTAGCAGTGGCGGTGGTTGTGTTTACAATCCTAATGCACCTGCTAGATTTGATATAGTTTTTATTCTGTTAATGACATTGAGTGCTTATTATTTAATCAGAAGAAGGCGCCAGTTTTCTCATTAA
- a CDS encoding JDVT-CTERM domain-containing protein has product MNTFNRFIVSSFCLLVLSAQTLALDFTQATKDTTYILSDTQHTIRVRVDNYAVVINKNNLFFDENNNQIDSRDFDNKSGVDTSTSLPFNVGNYKSTEVSHKIWDLTLHPITITAIKEQGGKRFTIKTYYRSTGTVRSLFYGASINDAPSPFMPQRTINLCWESCPVSATLTITSINTFPANEKAASTTHTLTANDPAATFSITEDTSSFFSLSGTRNNTLTFNGTNTDYESTTKSYTVKVKATTGDGNDKNTIQTITVTLNDLNDETPTAITLTGDRTIAENTSTGAELGTLSTTDADANDTFTYTSSNAKFTIDNDKLKLNATLDYENANSLNTTITVTDGNNHTFDKIFNFTVGNIDDTAPTNILLSNVNLIKDQPANTLVGTLSASDVDTNTPLTFTVNDTTNFKIVNGNELRTNKSITTALGNTININITASDNTNDSAPQPFTIAITTTYIAAPVISQFSVTQGENKGPLISKDGGEVTVRASAGTGTYTWSSADFSNTSTSKTFVFNPQSANIGTRTITLKVTAGDFSSERVLKLKLVDTYPNGRIDTNGNGISDSKESGNSDNELPAGTNKKITSPGSTRILPGIMGEDSGQLTLDQLKQYRVANHLSDYTKDTLATGDIYDYIVEGLRATGDSTQVIIQLATPIPANAVLRQYSLATGWRNFVVDNNNSIQSKTNTSNICTSTDSTWQTGLITGATCLKLTLKDGGENDADDNHANGVVESTISIATPVVGGNDDSSSNSSSGGGCVYNPSAPARFDTVFILLMTLSAYYLIRRRRRFSH; this is encoded by the coding sequence ATGAATACATTTAATCGCTTTATCGTTAGCTCATTTTGTCTATTAGTTCTATCAGCACAAACACTAGCCCTTGACTTTACCCAAGCCACCAAGGATACAACCTACATTCTTAGCGACACACAACACACTATACGAGTTAGAGTTGATAATTATGCAGTTGTTATTAACAAAAACAATCTTTTCTTTGATGAAAATAATAATCAAATTGATTCTCGTGACTTTGATAATAAATCTGGTGTTGACACAAGTACCTCTTTGCCTTTCAATGTAGGTAACTATAAATCTACAGAAGTCTCTCACAAAATTTGGGATTTAACACTTCATCCTATAACCATTACAGCAATAAAAGAACAAGGTGGCAAAAGATTCACCATAAAAACTTATTACAGGAGTACTGGCACGGTTAGATCTTTATTTTATGGCGCAAGTATCAATGACGCACCAAGCCCCTTCATGCCCCAAAGAACCATTAACCTCTGCTGGGAGTCTTGCCCAGTTTCAGCCACCCTCACCATTACCTCCATCAATACATTCCCCGCCAATGAAAAAGCAGCAAGCACCACCCACACCCTCACCGCCAACGACCCCGCCGCCACTTTCAGCATCACCGAAGACACCAGCAGCTTCTTCAGCCTCAGTGGCACCCGCAACAACACCCTAACCTTCAACGGCACCAACACCGACTACGAAAGCACCACAAAATCCTACACCGTCAAAGTCAAAGCCACCACTGGAGATGGCAACGATAAAAACACCATCCAAACCATCACCGTTACCCTTAATGACCTCAACGACGAAACCCCCACCGCCATCACTCTCACAGGCGACCGCACCATTGCTGAAAACACAAGCACTGGCGCTGAATTAGGCACACTCTCCACCACCGATGCCGATGCCAACGACACTTTTACTTACACCAGTAGCAACGCCAAATTTACCATTGACAATGACAAACTCAAACTCAACGCCACCCTAGACTACGAGAACGCCAACAGTCTTAACACCACCATTACCGTAACCGATGGCAACAATCACACATTCGACAAAATCTTTAATTTCACAGTTGGCAACATAGACGACACCGCCCCAACTAACATTCTACTTAGTAATGTAAACTTGATCAAAGACCAACCCGCCAATACCCTAGTCGGTACCCTCAGTGCCAGTGATGTAGATACCAACACTCCCCTTACCTTTACCGTCAACGACACCACCAACTTCAAAATCGTCAACGGCAATGAACTTAGAACCAATAAATCCATCACCACCGCCCTCGGAAATACGATCAACATTAACATCACCGCCAGCGACAATACTAACGACTCCGCTCCACAACCCTTTACCATTGCCATTACTACCACTTACATCGCTGCCCCAGTGATCTCCCAATTTAGTGTAACCCAAGGTGAAAACAAAGGTCCTTTAATCAGCAAAGACGGTGGAGAAGTTACCGTCAGAGCCTCAGCAGGCACAGGAACTTATACTTGGAGTAGTGCCGATTTTTCTAACACAAGCACCAGTAAGACTTTTGTTTTCAATCCCCAAAGTGCCAACATCGGCACCCGAACAATCACACTAAAAGTAACGGCTGGCGATTTTTCATCAGAAAGAGTATTGAAGCTTAAATTAGTTGACACCTACCCCAATGGACGAATAGACACAAACGGCAACGGCATTTCCGACAGCAAAGAATCAGGAAATAGCGACAATGAATTACCCGCAGGCACAAACAAAAAAATCACCAGTCCAGGAAGTACTAGAATATTACCCGGTATCATGGGCGAAGATTCTGGGCAGCTAACCCTTGATCAACTAAAACAATACAGAGTAGCCAACCACCTATCCGACTACACTAAAGACACCTTAGCCACTGGCGATATCTACGACTATATCGTTGAAGGTCTAAGAGCCACTGGTGACTCTACCCAAGTAATCATTCAACTCGCCACCCCAATCCCTGCAAATGCAGTATTGCGTCAATACTCACTAGCGACTGGTTGGCGTAATTTTGTGGTTGATAATAATAACAGCATACAATCCAAAACCAACACAAGTAATATCTGCACCAGCACCGATAGCACTTGGCAAACTGGATTAATCACCGGTGCAACTTGCCTTAAACTAACCCTTAAAGATGGTGGTGAAAATGATGCGGATGACAATCATGCTAATGGCGTGGTTGAAAGCACTATTTCAATAGCAACGCCTGTTGTTGGTGGTAATGATGATAGTAGCAGTAACAGTAGTAGTGGTGGTGGTTGTGTTTACAATCCCAGTGCACCCGCTAGATTTGATACAGTTTTTATTCTGTTAATGACATTAAGTGCTTATTATTTAATCAGAAGAAGGCGTCGATTTTCTCATTAA
- a CDS encoding cadherin domain-containing protein: MNIFNRFIIASFCLLALSTQTLALDFTQAIKDTTYVLSDTQKTIRVTLDDYALLLNANNRFFDESNNKINANEFIGFGVGVGIIAPFKVKYFAGTQVLYKTWDLTFQSSTILEIKKQGGKRFTFQTLYDTNAAIPSLFISVSTNGALSPLIPQRTINFCWEDCGTLTITSTNNLNTNEGTNLEHTLTASDTAATFSIIENTSGLFSLSGTNNTTLTFNGTATEYEVTESYAVKVKATTGDGDDKNTEQTITVTINNVPKNTITINDQDLSVNENSPINANVGTVDTSGAITNYTIINGNNAGFFKINATTGQIQVAKTGLDYETTQSYTLTIKITGTDAEGKAAKITITINNLKENTITIANQTRFIDENSAIGTNIDSSLTTAGVVTSFAIVSGNNDGFFAINNTGQIQIAKLGLDHETKQVYILTIKITGTDAKDETAQITIRLNNLNDTTPANITLSKKNIVLGEPAGTVIGTLFATDPDDGDLIYTVNDTNNFEISDNKLKIKQVTTEIRTYPITITANDSLHTSEPQSFNITITATYIAAPVISQFSITQGENKGPLISKDGGEVTVSTSAGTGTYAWSSADFSNTSTNKTFVFNPQSVNVGTRTITLKVTAGDFSSERVLKLKLVDTYPNGRTDINGNGISDSKELRNSNNELLTTTNKKITSSGDTRILPSIMGEDSGQLTPDQLKQYRVANHLSDYTKDTLTTGDIYSYIVEGLSATGDFTQVTIELSTPIPANAVLRQYSLATGWRNFVVGNNNIQSKINASNVCTDTDGTWQTGLITGATCLKLTLKDGGENDADDNHANGVVESTISIATPVIVGGNDDSNDNGDSSSGGGCVYNPNAPARFDIVFILLMTLSAYYLIRRRRRFSY, from the coding sequence ATGAATATATTTAATCGCTTTATTATTGCCTCATTTTGCCTGTTGGCTTTATCGACACAAACGCTAGCTCTTGACTTTACCCAAGCCATTAAGGATACAACCTATGTTCTTAGCGATACGCAAAAAACTATACGAGTTACACTTGATGATTATGCACTTCTTCTTAACGCAAACAATCGCTTTTTTGATGAAAGTAATAATAAAATTAATGCGAATGAATTCATCGGTTTTGGTGTTGGTGTTGGCATTATCGCACCTTTTAAAGTAAAATACTTTGCAGGAACCCAAGTCTTATACAAAACTTGGGATTTAACATTTCAGTCCTCTACTATTTTAGAGATAAAAAAACAAGGGGGTAAGAGGTTCACCTTTCAAACTCTTTACGACACTAATGCTGCCATCCCATCTTTATTTATAAGTGTAAGCACTAACGGTGCACTAAGTCCTTTAATACCCCAAAGAACCATTAATTTCTGCTGGGAAGATTGTGGCACTCTCACCATCACTTCCACCAACAACCTCAATACCAACGAAGGCACCAACCTCGAACACACCCTCACCGCCAGCGACACCGCCGCCACTTTCAGCATTATTGAAAACACCAGCGGTTTATTTAGCCTCAGTGGCACCAACAACACAACCCTAACCTTCAACGGCACCGCCACCGAATACGAAGTCACAGAATCCTACGCCGTCAAAGTCAAAGCCACCACAGGAGACGGAGATGATAAAAATACCGAACAAACCATCACTGTTACCATTAACAATGTCCCTAAAAATACCATCACCATCAACGACCAAGATCTATCCGTCAACGAAAATTCACCCATAAATGCCAATGTTGGTACCGTTGACACCTCAGGTGCAATAACAAATTACACCATTATTAATGGCAATAACGCTGGCTTCTTTAAAATCAACGCCACCACAGGACAAATCCAAGTGGCAAAAACAGGCCTAGACTACGAAACCACACAAAGTTACACCCTCACAATCAAAATCACTGGCACCGATGCAGAAGGTAAAGCCGCCAAAATCACTATCACCATCAATAACCTCAAAGAAAACACCATTACCATCGCCAATCAAACCCGCTTTATCGATGAAAACTCAGCCATTGGTACCAACATTGACAGCTCTCTAACCACCGCAGGCGTAGTAACATCCTTCGCCATTGTTAGTGGAAATAACGACGGCTTCTTTGCAATCAACAACACAGGACAAATCCAAATCGCCAAACTAGGTCTAGACCATGAAACTAAACAAGTCTACATTCTCACAATCAAAATCACTGGCACTGATGCCAAAGACGAAACCGCCCAAATCACCATTCGTCTCAACAATCTTAATGACACCACCCCTGCCAATATCACCCTAAGCAAGAAAAATATTGTACTCGGCGAACCCGCTGGCACAGTCATAGGTACCTTATTCGCAACCGATCCAGACGATGGCGATTTAATCTACACCGTCAACGACACCAACAATTTTGAAATTTCTGACAACAAACTAAAAATCAAACAAGTAACCACCGAAATACGCACATACCCAATCACCATCACCGCCAACGACAGCTTGCACACCTCCGAGCCACAATCCTTCAACATCACCATTACTGCTACCTACATCGCCGCCCCAGTAATCTCCCAATTTAGCATAACCCAAGGTGAAAACAAAGGCCCTTTAATCAGCAAAGATGGTGGAGAAGTTACCGTCAGTACCTCAGCAGGCACAGGAACTTACGCTTGGAGTAGTGCCGATTTTTCCAACACAAGCACCAACAAGACTTTTGTTTTCAATCCCCAAAGTGTCAATGTCGGCACCCGAACAATCACATTAAAAGTAACAGCCGGCGATTTTTCATCAGAAAGAGTGCTAAAACTTAAATTAGTTGATACCTACCCCAACGGCCGAACAGACATAAACGGCAACGGCATTTCCGACAGCAAAGAATTAAGAAATAGCAACAACGAATTGCTCACAACTACAAACAAAAAAATTACCAGCTCAGGAGACACTAGAATATTACCTAGCATCATGGGCGAAGATTCTGGACAACTAACCCCCGATCAACTAAAACAATACAGAGTAGCCAACCACCTATCCGACTACACTAAAGACACCCTAACCACTGGTGACATCTACAGTTATATCGTTGAAGGTCTAAGCGCCACTGGTGACTTCACTCAGGTAACCATCGAACTTAGCACCCCTATCCCTGCAAATGCAGTATTGCGTCAATACTCACTGGCAACTGGCTGGCGTAATTTTGTAGTTGGTAACAACAACATACAATCTAAAATCAACGCAAGCAATGTCTGCACCGACACCGATGGCACTTGGCAAACTGGATTAATCACTGGCGCAACTTGCCTTAAACTAACCCTTAAAGATGGTGGTGAAAATGATGCGGATGACAATCATGCTAATGGCGTGGTTGAAAGCACTATTTCAATAGCAACGCCTGTTATTGTCGGTGGCAATGATGATAGTAATGATAATGGTGATAGTAGCAGTGGCGGTGGTTGTGTTTACAATCCTAATGCACCTGCTAGATTTGATATAGTTTTTATTCTGTTAATGACATTGAGTGCTTATTATTTAATCAGAAGAAGGCGTCGATTTTCTTATTAA